A window of Gossypium raimondii isolate GPD5lz chromosome 7, ASM2569854v1, whole genome shotgun sequence genomic DNA:
AGAGTAGAGATTCTGGTCTTCAATATTTAACGGGTCGTGTCTTGGTTAGAACTTGGAACTTGGAACTGGTCTCATTGAAAACTTAATCAAAAcctgttccttttttttttcttttaattccttcAGGTCAATATAAGAGTAACTCGATAAGCTCCTCTGCGAGAAATATGTCGACTTCAACAATTGCATTAGCAATTGAAAAGCAAATGGTCCTTGAAAATGGGGTTCAACAGGTTGAATTACTTAATGGGGTGGAGGATTCATATGGTGGGATCATCCTAAACATGGAGGAACCTATGGAATCTGAGGCATTCGTCTATTCACTCAGAGCTTCAATATCACAATGGAAGCAACAGGTCAGTGATCCCATCTGTCTGTCTCTTCATCTTAATAGCTTTGATAAAgaatttaagtgatttttaaatCCGCAAACCACAAACCATTTTGCAGGGGAAGAGGGGCGTCTGGATTAAATTGCCTATTCAACTTGTTAATCTGGTTGAACCGTCGGTTAAGGTAAATGCATTGGAATTTCGATAGTTCAAGATTGGGGTTTTCTGGTTTGAGTATTGCAATGGTGGTGTAATTCATTGTTTTGGAATTTGTCAGGAAGGGTTTAGGTACCACCATGCGGAACCAGATTATATAATGCTTGTGAATTGGATCAGTAACTTTACCAATACCATACCTGAAAATGCATCACACCGTGTGGGGATTGGTGCTTTTGTCATCAATGACCAAAGAGAGGTAATCCCTTTTATTAATGGAAGATAGACCTTTTCTCTATGTCGCCATGTTTGGGTATTCTTtgtgaaaaaattgaaaagaacagaaaaatcTAACATTGACCCTGACATTCTAATTTTTAGGTGCTTGTAGTTCAAGAGAATAATGGCACGTTCAAAGGCAAAGGTGTGTGGAAATTCCCTACTGGAGTCGTTAACGAGGTGAGTCAAGCTAGTAACATGGTGTTTTTGTACTTTAATCTTTTTGCCTTTAACTGAAATTTTCTGTTCACAGGGTGAGGATATTTGCATGGCAGCAATCAGGGAAGTTAAAGAAGAGACAGGGGTAAGTCAAGCAAATGGATTTTTCCTATATGAATAATTCTTAAGGTTCTCTCTTGCTACATGAGTCTAAccatagtgtttattttctttcagaTCGACACTGAATTTGTGGAAATTTTAGCATTTAGGTATGGCTTTTCCCTTTATATTGATTGTTTCTTGAAATGAATATGTAGTTCTTCAGGTGATTTACATACTGGGAGAGTGTTGGTTTTCTAACCTAGGTCTCTCTGATCTTTCCCTCTAAACAGGCAAAGCCACAAGTCGTTCTTCACGAAATCggatttgttttttgtttgcATGTTACGTCCACTCTCGTTCGACATCCAGAAGCAAGATACAGAGATTGAAGCTGCTCAGGTACATTGtcataaacatgcatgaaaAGACTGCTAATTCTAGGAGCTTATTTGTCTATGGAAATGGttcttttaatgcaaaaaaacataatttgattATGGCACAACTTATAGATGAATGTCCCTGTGCTAATTCTAGGAGCTTATTTGTCGATGGAAATGGttcttttaatgcaaaaaaacataatttgattATGGCACAACTTATAGATGAATGTCCCTGAAATCTTGGTACCCAAGGTGAAGGCCTGACCCATTACACCGATCTTGCTGGCTTGGATTGTTTAAGTTGCCAAGAAAGATGGCCCCACTTTAACATTGCAATGCTGAGATAACAAACCAGAATTAATCTTTccctcttttgttttcttttccagTGGATGTCGATCAACGAATATGCAGCACAACCTTTTATCCAGAAATATGATGGCTTTAGTAGTGTTGCCAACGTATGCTTAGCAAAGTTAGAGAAGGACTACGCCGGATTTTCCCGGATTCCGACAACCACAGCTTCTGGGAAAACTAGTTACGTATACTTCAACAGCAGAGATCTGAGCAAGCTGTAAGCAGCAGTGTCAAGGTTACTGATAatgaataaaattcaaattgttTTCATGCACAAGCTGATACAATAGAAACTCAAGCTTGGTAGTATAGTTTAATAAAGCTACCTATGTATATCTTGTCATTGTCATGTTATGATTGTGATTAAGATATTATATATTCCATTcgtattatttaatttcaaggTTAATTGAATGCAGAAGTACTTGCAGTACTGTGAAATGCTGAATCAggttgttatatatataaatatatataacatgagGCTAGtagtatattaaaattgaaaacaacagGACATTAGAACATGGGAAGAACGAAGTTCCAGCATAGCAACTATCAGATTTTGTTTCCAGATCTAAAAGATGAGAATCATAATTATATAAGAGatttagaaaaaagaaacaaaaaagaatattGCATTTACAGCTCAAACAAGATGCAATGTAATCTATTCTATACATTACAGTCTAATAATGACaaacagaaataaataaaaaagaataaagaaaatgaccCCATGCAAGTGGGATTCATCACTTATTGCTCTTTTGCTCACAAACCaccaaagaaattaaaagaaaaagaaaatttcaaatctctCACATGAAATAAGGACCCATTTCTCGTTATCCAATGGCCTAAAAAGTATTGTCTCCCATACAATTTGTATCAATCTGATAAATATTTCTATATCAGTGTATTCACATCAGCAATACCCCAATGCACAGGCTCAGCATCACCATCACCAATCTCCTACCGTCCAGTCCTGCAACCCCACTGTCATTATCTGCCGTCTGATCATCAGCTGGATCACTCTCCGCTGGTGCATCGGATTCCGGTGCATCGGCTACCTTGtgtttggatttggatttggattttgatGGCTTGGGTGACTCAGCCGGCGCTTCCACTGGCTTGTACAACTCCCTGGGCAATAATACCTTGTTAATTTTGTAAACAATCAAAGGCTCTTCATCCTTCAAAGTCCCTGTAATCTTTGCAGTCATAACTTTAGTCTCCAATGTCACCACCTCGCCGTCGTTTTGAATGGTGAAATCATACTTGTTTGCTCCATCAGTGGCCAATGTGTTCATAATCCCGTTGTTGGATTTCAGCATTTGCATGGACTGATACACGGGAACGCCGTGGTACAACAGCAGGGACGCTTTCTTGGATGCTGTCAAGTTCTTGTATTTGGGCATGAAATCCTTAATAACAGGGTCGGTGGGGCAAAACACTGTTAAACCCCCATCGATGTTTTCGTTAAATGTTGCATCAGCTCCTGAAGAGATCAGCAAATCTGCAAAAGATTTGCATCCTTGCTTTGACATTATCTCTGTTAGATTAAGCTTGCTTGGCTCCGCGGTTGGGGCTTCAGCTTCAGCTGAATTCAAAACCTGAATCAAAAGTGAACATTAGCTAATCACCAATGTAAGAACTAAGAGcaattgataaatataatataccTGACTGATTTGTAAGACAGAGATGTTGTAAGGAATCTCTGCAACGGACTTAACGTAAACAGCATCGAGATTTCCATCGTTGTTTTCAGCCCCGAAGCCGACTTTTCCGCCTTTGAGATCAGTGATGTTGATGTAGCCAGAGGAACCAGGAGCGGCGCCACTAGCCTGGAACATGGTGGACGTCAAAGCAGTTCCATTGGTAATCTGGTGAAGCTTCTTGGAACCGAAGTAGTCGACGAGGACATGGAGAGAGAGGACGTTCTTGAGGGTGTAGAGGGAGAGTTGTTTAGACAAGAGAGATGACATGGCAGCATTGTTGAGGGCCAGAACAGTAATGGTTTCGCGTCGGTTGATCTCGGAAGCCAAATGAGTGAGGGTGAGGTAGTGGTTGAAGGTGGAGAACTCAGGGTGTTTGGCGAGTATGCGTGTGATGTTGTGTGCATTTGAGGTGgagaagaggaggaggaggaggaggaagaggGCGGTGGTTGCAGGTGACATGGTGGGTTGGGAATGGAGAAGATAGGAGAGGGTTGGATCTAGGGAAGATATGATGGTGTTCGTGTATAAGTAGAGAGTGAGGGGGTTGCCTCATGACTGCCAGCTAATCAATGGCTGGGATTGGACCCACATATAAAAGTGGGTCCCTTCTCCTCCCTTTAACGGCTACCCATTCCTTTCTTGCTTCACTCCAAAAGTCAATATTAGGAAACCCCTTACTTCAACCAAAGAACCTACAAGCAAGTTGATACAAGTCAGATCCGTAaatgcattttcattttttatattttaaaatagaattactttttaaaatttttaaaattttacataattaatttaagttattatagacacagagaaaattttaaaatgattatttataactttttaaataatttatataattgagttttaattaaaaaaatattaaaacttacccataaaaaaattagaagaatctgtcaaaatttttgaaaaagaattattttatataaaaataaatggacCTCTCTGCACCTACTAAAACCTATAAATCATTAACcctttcattttccttcaaGACTAGTCACTTTACtatcaaatttcttttagggtgagtttggatgggcggtgtgtttacctgcgattagtgtaaaaacagctactgtagcgatactgtagcgtgagacaaaaagtaagctaaacgcaccacaCCGCACGCAATCGCCCATCCACACCCACCCTTAGTCTCACTCTTTCGGAATTTTTATAAGATACCTATTCAATCTTTCAATACTT
This region includes:
- the LOC105803037 gene encoding nudix hydrolase 10; this translates as MQNLRQLYQCCFITRKSFLSSSSALLSLIPKYLCLPTLHPVSWIFLPKGQYKSNSISSSARNMSTSTIALAIEKQMVLENGVQQVELLNGVEDSYGGIILNMEEPMESEAFVYSLRASISQWKQQGKRGVWIKLPIQLVNLVEPSVKEGFRYHHAEPDYIMLVNWISNFTNTIPENASHRVGIGAFVINDQREVLVVQENNGTFKGKGVWKFPTGVVNEGEDICMAAIREVKEETGIDTEFVEILAFRQSHKSFFTKSDLFFVCMLRPLSFDIQKQDTEIEAAQWMSINEYAAQPFIQKYDGFSSVANVCLAKLEKDYAGFSRIPTTTASGKTSYVYFNSRDLSKL
- the LOC105803029 gene encoding fasciclin-like arabinogalactan protein 2 — protein: MSPATTALFLLLLLLFSTSNAHNITRILAKHPEFSTFNHYLTLTHLASEINRRETITVLALNNAAMSSLLSKQLSLYTLKNVLSLHVLVDYFGSKKLHQITNGTALTSTMFQASGAAPGSSGYINITDLKGGKVGFGAENNDGNLDAVYVKSVAEIPYNISVLQISQVLNSAEAEAPTAEPSKLNLTEIMSKQGCKSFADLLISSGADATFNENIDGGLTVFCPTDPVIKDFMPKYKNLTASKKASLLLYHGVPVYQSMQMLKSNNGIMNTLATDGANKYDFTIQNDGEVVTLETKVMTAKITGTLKDEEPLIVYKINKVLLPRELYKPVEAPAESPKPSKSKSKSKHKVADAPESDAPAESDPADDQTADNDSGVAGLDGRRLVMVMLSLCIGVLLM